The Candidatus Acidiferrales bacterium genome window below encodes:
- a CDS encoding multidrug efflux RND transporter permease subunit: MNISANFSEPFIRRPVGTSLLTAAILLAGALAFNFLPEAPLPQVDFPTISVNAGLPGASPETMASAVATPLERQFGRIAGVTQMTSSSSLGSTNVTLQFELNRNIDAAARDVQAAINAASGQLPAGLPGNPTYHKVNPADAPIMLLGLTSTNISRGDEYDAADSILAQKVSQIPGVGQTFVWGGAQPAVRVDVNPTQISSYGISLEQVRTALANANAHSPTGSVQNGLQTWQFSTTDQLFLAKEYRPLIVAWVNGGPVRLSDIGTITDSVSNTRNDGISNGAPAIMIAVFRQPGANIIDTVDRVRAELPVLQASISPSIHLGVMQDRSPTIRASIHDVEITLVISILLVVLVVFVFLRNAWATTIPSIAVPLSLVGTFGIMYLCGYSIDNLSLMALCVSTGFVVDDAIVVIENITRHLEMGLRPFEAALRGAREIGFTVFSMSTSLIAVFIPILLMGGIVGRLFREFAVTLSTAIAVSLMVSLTTTPMMCARFLRRERGEHGRAYRAAERAFNGLYHSYDFCLKWVLRNQPAVLAVTLMTVALSIYLFVIVPKGFFPSQDTGRLSGNIQADQATSFAAMDAKMIAFEKIVQADPAIDTVTAFTGGGSENTARMFAQLKPIGVRKVTADQVIARLRRKLAVIPGATLYLQSVQDVNVGGRMSNAQYQYTLQSENVSDLNYWAPVLMKEMAKIPELRDVNSDQQVHGLEASLVIDRDSASRLGVSMSAIDSTLNDAFGQRQVSNIYKGLNQYHVVLDVSPQYQQNSDALKAIYVASNSGKLVPLSAVSHYEPSSTSLSVNHQGQFPSITLSFGLGLGASLGQAVNDIEAAERRIGMPEIVQGNFQGTAQAFQASLSSEPILILAALGAVYIVLGVLYESYIHPVTILSTLPSAGVGALLAIFLFKTDLNVISIIGIILLIGIVKKNAILMIDFAIQQERIEGKPAVDAIYEACLLRFRPIMMTTMAAMLGALPLAIGGGAGAELRQPLGITIVGGLIVSQMLTLFTTPVVYLYLDRFQTWLQRLGRTHTLPKTAH; this comes from the coding sequence GTGAATATCTCTGCCAATTTCTCGGAACCGTTCATCCGGCGGCCGGTGGGCACGTCTCTGTTGACCGCAGCGATCTTGCTGGCCGGTGCTCTGGCATTCAATTTCCTTCCGGAAGCGCCGCTGCCACAGGTGGATTTTCCAACTATCTCCGTGAATGCGGGACTGCCGGGTGCGAGCCCAGAAACGATGGCGTCTGCGGTGGCCACGCCGTTGGAGCGTCAGTTTGGCCGGATTGCCGGCGTGACGCAAATGACTTCTTCCAGTTCGCTTGGCTCGACGAACGTGACGCTGCAATTCGAATTAAACCGCAATATTGACGCGGCGGCGCGCGACGTTCAGGCTGCCATCAATGCGGCGAGCGGCCAGCTCCCCGCTGGCCTGCCAGGAAATCCGACGTATCACAAGGTAAATCCGGCCGATGCGCCAATTATGCTGCTGGGCCTGACTTCCACCAATATTTCGCGCGGCGACGAATATGACGCAGCGGATTCCATCCTGGCTCAGAAGGTCTCGCAAATTCCGGGAGTCGGCCAGACATTTGTCTGGGGCGGGGCGCAGCCGGCCGTGCGCGTCGACGTGAATCCAACGCAGATTAGCAGTTATGGAATCAGTCTGGAACAGGTTCGCACGGCGCTCGCCAATGCGAATGCTCATAGCCCGACGGGTTCGGTGCAAAACGGGTTGCAAACCTGGCAGTTTTCGACAACCGATCAGCTCTTTTTGGCGAAGGAGTATCGTCCGCTCATTGTCGCCTGGGTCAATGGGGGTCCCGTACGATTGTCGGACATCGGCACGATCACCGACTCTGTGTCCAATACGCGGAACGACGGAATCTCGAACGGTGCGCCCGCAATCATGATCGCGGTCTTCCGTCAGCCCGGAGCGAATATTATCGATACCGTCGACCGCGTCCGAGCGGAGTTACCTGTGCTGCAGGCATCCATTTCGCCTTCCATCCACTTGGGCGTAATGCAAGATCGCTCGCCGACGATCCGCGCTTCGATTCACGACGTGGAAATCACGCTGGTGATTTCGATTCTGCTCGTCGTCTTAGTCGTATTTGTGTTTTTGCGCAATGCCTGGGCAACCACGATTCCCAGCATTGCCGTGCCGCTTTCACTCGTTGGCACATTTGGCATCATGTATCTGTGTGGCTACAGCATCGACAACTTGTCGCTGATGGCGCTCTGCGTCTCGACGGGTTTTGTGGTGGACGATGCGATCGTCGTCATCGAAAACATTACGCGGCACCTGGAAATGGGTTTGCGCCCATTCGAGGCAGCGCTGCGGGGCGCACGAGAGATCGGCTTTACTGTCTTTTCCATGAGCACCTCCCTTATCGCCGTTTTCATCCCCATTTTGCTCATGGGCGGGATCGTTGGGCGCCTCTTCAGAGAATTCGCTGTGACACTCAGCACCGCAATTGCTGTTTCGTTGATGGTCTCACTTACCACCACACCGATGATGTGCGCAAGGTTCCTACGGCGGGAGCGAGGAGAGCATGGCCGCGCATATCGCGCCGCGGAGCGCGCCTTTAATGGCCTCTATCATTCGTACGACTTCTGCCTGAAATGGGTGTTGCGCAATCAGCCTGCGGTCCTTGCGGTCACTCTGATGACTGTGGCTCTCAGCATTTATCTCTTTGTGATTGTGCCGAAGGGGTTTTTCCCATCCCAGGATACCGGACGCTTAAGCGGAAACATTCAGGCCGATCAAGCTACTTCTTTCGCCGCTATGGACGCCAAGATGATCGCTTTTGAAAAGATCGTGCAGGCGGACCCGGCCATCGATACTGTAACTGCATTCACCGGCGGCGGAAGTGAAAATACAGCTCGAATGTTTGCGCAACTCAAGCCCATTGGCGTTCGAAAAGTGACAGCGGATCAAGTGATCGCCCGTCTGCGCAGGAAATTGGCGGTAATTCCTGGCGCGACTTTGTACCTGCAGTCGGTGCAGGACGTTAACGTCGGCGGACGCATGAGCAATGCGCAATATCAATACACGCTGCAATCCGAAAATGTCTCGGATTTGAACTACTGGGCTCCAGTATTGATGAAGGAAATGGCCAAAATTCCCGAGTTGCGCGATGTCAACAGCGATCAGCAGGTCCACGGCCTCGAAGCCTCGCTTGTGATCGACCGGGATAGCGCATCGCGCCTGGGCGTGTCCATGAGCGCAATCGACAGCACTTTGAACGATGCATTTGGCCAGCGCCAAGTCTCAAATATTTATAAGGGACTGAACCAATATCATGTGGTGCTGGATGTCTCTCCGCAATATCAACAGAATTCGGATGCACTGAAGGCAATTTATGTGGCTTCGAATTCGGGCAAACTGGTGCCGCTGAGCGCTGTTTCTCACTACGAGCCATCGAGCACTTCCTTGTCGGTGAACCATCAAGGACAATTTCCGTCGATTACACTGTCATTCGGCTTGGGCTTGGGAGCGTCGCTCGGGCAGGCGGTCAATGACATCGAAGCCGCCGAGCGGAGAATTGGCATGCCGGAGATCGTTCAAGGCAACTTTCAAGGAACAGCTCAGGCGTTTCAGGCCTCTCTTTCGTCGGAGCCGATTCTGATTCTCGCCGCACTCGGAGCTGTCTATATTGTTCTAGGCGTCTTGTATGAGAGCTACATACACCCGGTGACTATTCTTTCGACATTGCCCTCCGCAGGCGTTGGTGCACTGCTCGCAATATTTCTTTTCAAGACGGATCTCAATGTGATTTCAATTATCGGGATCATTCTGCTGATTGGGATCGTAAAGAAGAATGCGATTTTGATGATCGACTTTGCCATTCAGCAGGAGCGCATCGAAGGCAAACCGGCCGTGGATGCAATTTATGAGGCATGCTTATTGCGTTTTCGCCCGATCATGATGACGACGATGGCAGCCATGCTAGGAGCTCTGCCACTGGCGATTGGCGGAGGTGCCGGTGCGGAGCTACGACAACCCCTCGGCATCACCATCGTAGGCGGGCTCATCGTCAGTCAGATGCTCACTCTTTTCACAACACCGGTCGTTTACTTGTACCTCGATCGCTTCCAGACCTGGCTTCAGCGCCTTGGCCGCACACACACTCTTCCGAAGACAGCCCACTAA
- a CDS encoding multidrug efflux RND transporter permease subunit: protein MSPSRPFILRPVATSLLMVGLMLAGLVAYKQLPVSALPEVDYPTIQVETFYPGASPDVMASSVTAPLERQFGQIPGLNQMTSTSSFGSSIVTLQFVLDLNIDVAEQEVQAAINAAMQLLPKALPNPPIYSKINPADTPILTLALQSKTLPLSKVEDLADTNLAQKISQLSGVGFVSISGGQRPAVRIQANPTELAAYGLSLEDLRTALGQANVDEAKGNFEGPRQQYTIADNDQLLSSNDYKPLIIAYRNGAPVRLSDVATVVDGAENVQEAAWANENPAVILNIQRQPGANIIGVTDRIKALLPLLQASLPSSIQVTPLTDRTITIRASVTDVQFELAITVVLVVLVIFLFLRSVSATVIPSIAVPLSIVGTFGVMYLLGYSLNNLTLMALTISTGFVVDDAIVMIENISRYIEAGDPPLQAALKGAEQIGFTILSLTVSLIAVLIPLLFMGDVVGRLFREFAVTLAVTILVSAFVSLTLTPMMCAQLLKHKPESQQSWFYRTSERWFNTAIEYYGGTLKVVLRYRTTTLIVTFGTLVATILLYIYVPKGFFPVQDTGVIMGISQAPQDVSFQAMAQRQQALDHIILQDPAVESLSSFIGVDGTNITLNSGRVQINLKPIADRNYVSASDVITRLEPQLNPVDGITLYMQPVQDLTVEDRVSRTEFQYSMEDVDANELAQWTSRMIAKMKTLPQVTDVASDQQNEGLQATLVIDRDTASRLGLLPQTIDDTLYDAFGQRQVSTIFTQLNQYHVVEEVLPNFQQDPDALKNIFVNSVTGQEVPLSAFTRVVQSTVPLTINHQGQFPVVTLSFNLAPGVSLGDAVNAINAAKKELNMPASIQTNFEGTAASFLASLSNEPLLILAAVIVVYIVLGVLYESYIHPITILSTLPSAGVGAILALLICHEEFSVIALIGLILLIGIVKKNAIMMIDFALEAERKEEKPALDAIYEACLLRFRPIMMTTMAALLGGLPLALGTGMGSELRRPLGITIVGGLLLSQLLTLYTTPVVYVAFDWIATRLRSRVHVPAEEPAGD, encoded by the coding sequence ATGAGCCCGTCTCGGCCGTTCATTCTGCGGCCGGTCGCGACCAGTCTGCTCATGGTCGGGCTGATGCTCGCTGGCTTGGTCGCATATAAGCAGTTGCCCGTTTCCGCTCTTCCAGAAGTGGATTATCCAACAATTCAGGTAGAAACCTTTTACCCGGGCGCGAGTCCGGATGTGATGGCGTCATCTGTGACCGCGCCCCTCGAACGCCAGTTCGGACAGATCCCCGGGCTAAACCAGATGACCTCGACGAGTTCGTTTGGAAGCTCGATCGTCACGCTGCAATTTGTTCTCGATTTGAATATTGATGTGGCGGAGCAAGAAGTACAGGCGGCCATCAATGCGGCGATGCAGTTGCTCCCCAAAGCTCTGCCGAACCCCCCGATCTACAGCAAGATTAACCCGGCAGACACGCCTATCCTGACGCTGGCATTGCAGTCGAAAACATTGCCGCTTTCTAAAGTAGAGGATCTCGCGGACACGAATCTGGCACAGAAGATTTCGCAGTTGTCGGGCGTTGGGTTCGTCAGCATCAGCGGCGGCCAGCGCCCCGCCGTGCGAATTCAAGCGAATCCGACGGAACTCGCCGCATACGGGCTGAGCCTGGAAGATCTGCGCACCGCGCTGGGACAGGCCAATGTAGATGAGGCCAAAGGCAACTTCGAAGGGCCACGCCAGCAGTACACGATTGCCGACAATGACCAGCTTCTCTCCAGCAATGACTACAAGCCGCTAATCATTGCCTATCGAAATGGCGCACCTGTTCGCTTGAGCGACGTTGCCACGGTTGTCGATGGTGCAGAGAACGTGCAGGAAGCGGCGTGGGCCAACGAAAACCCGGCTGTGATCTTGAATATTCAGAGGCAACCGGGGGCGAATATCATCGGTGTAACAGATCGAATCAAAGCGCTTCTGCCACTTTTGCAAGCGTCCCTTCCGTCATCGATCCAGGTTACGCCACTGACGGACCGCACGATTACGATCCGTGCATCGGTCACGGACGTCCAATTTGAGCTCGCAATCACAGTTGTTCTCGTTGTGCTGGTGATTTTTTTGTTTTTGCGCAGCGTGTCCGCAACGGTTATTCCCAGCATTGCGGTTCCGTTGTCGATTGTGGGCACGTTCGGGGTGATGTACCTGCTCGGCTATAGTCTGAACAATCTCACGTTAATGGCTTTAACGATCTCGACTGGCTTCGTGGTCGATGATGCCATCGTGATGATTGAGAATATAAGCCGCTATATCGAGGCGGGCGACCCACCTTTGCAGGCAGCATTGAAGGGCGCCGAGCAAATCGGCTTCACGATTCTATCGCTGACGGTTTCGTTGATCGCTGTTCTGATCCCGTTGCTCTTCATGGGCGACGTCGTCGGGCGGCTCTTCCGCGAGTTTGCTGTGACCCTCGCTGTGACTATTCTCGTCTCTGCATTTGTTTCGCTGACGCTGACGCCGATGATGTGCGCCCAATTGCTGAAACATAAACCGGAAAGTCAGCAGAGTTGGTTTTACCGCACGTCGGAGCGCTGGTTCAACACGGCGATCGAATACTATGGCGGCACGCTGAAAGTTGTCTTGCGATATCGCACCACGACGCTAATTGTTACGTTCGGCACGCTGGTGGCGACGATTTTGCTTTACATATACGTTCCCAAAGGTTTTTTCCCCGTGCAGGATACAGGCGTCATTATGGGAATCTCCCAAGCGCCTCAGGATGTCTCCTTTCAGGCGATGGCGCAACGGCAGCAAGCCCTTGATCACATCATTTTGCAGGACCCCGCGGTGGAGAGTCTTTCTTCTTTCATTGGTGTTGATGGAACGAACATCACGCTCAACAGCGGGCGCGTTCAGATTAATCTGAAGCCGATCGCGGACCGCAACTACGTTTCGGCTTCCGACGTGATTACGCGCCTGGAGCCGCAACTGAATCCAGTGGATGGAATTACGCTATACATGCAGCCCGTACAGGATTTAACCGTTGAAGACCGCGTGAGCCGGACGGAATTTCAATACAGCATGGAAGATGTTGATGCCAATGAACTGGCGCAGTGGACTTCGCGCATGATTGCAAAGATGAAGACGCTGCCGCAGGTGACCGATGTGGCGAGCGATCAGCAAAACGAAGGTTTGCAGGCGACTCTCGTCATTGACCGCGATACGGCTTCACGCCTTGGTCTTCTGCCACAAACTATTGACGATACACTTTACGACGCGTTTGGACAACGCCAGGTCTCGACGATCTTCACGCAACTGAATCAGTATCATGTCGTCGAAGAAGTGCTGCCCAATTTCCAGCAAGACCCGGATGCGCTTAAAAATATTTTCGTGAATTCCGTGACGGGCCAAGAAGTTCCGTTGAGCGCGTTTACGCGCGTCGTGCAGTCGACCGTGCCTCTGACGATCAACCATCAGGGCCAGTTTCCGGTTGTGACCCTGTCTTTTAACCTTGCTCCCGGGGTTTCACTGGGCGATGCCGTGAATGCCATCAATGCGGCCAAAAAAGAGCTCAATATGCCGGCTAGTATTCAGACGAACTTTGAAGGAACCGCCGCTTCCTTTTTGGCCTCGCTCTCGAACGAGCCGCTGCTGATTCTCGCCGCAGTCATCGTGGTTTACATCGTGCTGGGCGTGCTCTATGAGAGCTACATCCACCCGATCACGATCCTTTCCACACTGCCTTCCGCCGGCGTGGGCGCTATCCTTGCGCTGCTGATTTGCCACGAGGAATTCAGCGTCATTGCTTTGATTGGATTGATTCTGCTGATCGGCATTGTGAAGAAAAACGCCATCATGATGATCGACTTTGCGCTGGAAGCGGAACGCAAGGAGGAGAAGCCGGCGCTCGACGCGATTTATGAAGCATGTCTGCTCCGCTTTCGCCCGATCATGATGACGACCATGGCTGCCCTACTCGGCGGTTTGCCTCTCGCTCTGGGTACGGGGATGGGTTCAGAATTGCGGCGTCCTCTGGGGATCACGATCGTCGGCGGACTCTTGCTGAGCCAGCTACTCACGCTCTATACCACGCCCGTCGTCTATGTAGCCTTCGACTGGATCGCTACGCGGCTGCGCTCGCGTGTGCACGTGCCGGCCGAGGAACCGGCGGGCGACTAG